A window of Synechococcus sp. MEDNS5 contains these coding sequences:
- a CDS encoding phosphonate ABC transporter ATP-binding protein: MSSLLQLEQVQLAGSQRDRLTSLSLRIHSGERVALLGPSGAGKSSLIAVINGTLIPQEGTVLWRGRSLQQRNRRQRCEIGTLWQDLRLIEELSVGQNINAGVLGRRGLPWALANLLFTIGAEPCLQCLRQAGLEPQVLGSEGLDRPVQQLSGGQRQRVALARLFRQQPSLVLADEPLASLDPAIAAEVLDRLLEQDADGSLAHGAEAVLVSLHRPDLILRFDRVLALRDGRLVIDAPARAVTPGELRDLYAL; encoded by the coding sequence TTGAGTTCGCTGCTCCAGCTTGAACAGGTTCAGTTGGCCGGCTCTCAAAGAGACCGGCTGACCAGCCTGTCGCTGCGGATCCACAGCGGTGAGCGTGTGGCTCTTCTGGGGCCCAGCGGCGCCGGCAAGAGTTCATTGATTGCCGTGATCAATGGCACTCTGATCCCTCAAGAGGGAACGGTTCTCTGGCGCGGCCGCAGTCTTCAGCAACGCAACCGCCGGCAGCGTTGTGAGATCGGCACCCTCTGGCAAGACCTGCGTTTGATTGAAGAACTCAGTGTTGGGCAGAACATCAATGCCGGCGTGCTTGGTCGGCGTGGGCTTCCCTGGGCGTTGGCAAATCTTCTCTTCACCATCGGCGCTGAGCCCTGTCTGCAGTGCTTGCGTCAGGCTGGATTGGAGCCCCAGGTTTTGGGCTCCGAAGGTTTGGATCGGCCCGTGCAGCAGCTGTCGGGTGGTCAGCGACAACGGGTTGCCCTGGCTCGGTTGTTCCGGCAACAACCATCTCTGGTTCTTGCCGATGAGCCTTTGGCCAGTCTGGACCCAGCCATTGCCGCCGAAGTGCTCGATCGCCTTCTGGAACAAGATGCTGATGGCTCCCTCGCCCACGGTGCGGAAGCGGTGTTGGTGTCGTTGCATCGACCGGATCTGATCCTTCGCTTTGACCGGGTTCTCGCCCTGCGGGATGGGCGCCTGGTGATCGACGCACCGGCAAGGGCAGTGACGCCTGGGGAGCTTCGGGATCTCTACGCACTGTGA